One genomic segment of Candidatus Marinimicrobia bacterium CG08_land_8_20_14_0_20_45_22 includes these proteins:
- a CDS encoding TonB-dependent receptor: protein MEVKRTFTFAIILCLVLVTALFASTTGKISGRVVDIGTGQPLGGVNVIIEGTSLGAASDRNGNFVILNIAPGTYSIKVMMIGYAPLTLTDVRVYIDLTTPLEVDLKVESLVGEEVVVVAERKVVQRDVASSQTNISREQIDDLPVTSVNGVIGMQAGVEGLSVRKGDSDELAMMVDGISLKDDRTGKPISGIPLSSVQEIMITSGGFSAEYSDLQAGIINVVTREGSSDKYTFNLSTRYSPAAPKHFGLSVFDPNSYYVRPWLDEDVCWTGTNNGAWDPYMQASYPAFPGGWNKKAQDLLADNDPTNDLTPTAVKRLFEWEHRRQGDIKKGDYNIDAGFGGPVPVVSKMLGNLRFYASFKTDRDMYLVPLTRDAFRDYSGILKLTSDVNKKIKLQFNYFAKESRATSNSEVGG from the coding sequence ATGGAAGTGAAAAGAACGTTTACCTTTGCAATTATTTTATGTCTAGTTCTGGTGACGGCGTTGTTTGCCAGCACAACAGGGAAAATTTCCGGTCGGGTTGTTGATATCGGAACAGGTCAACCATTAGGCGGAGTGAACGTGATTATTGAAGGCACGAGTTTGGGCGCCGCATCCGATAGGAATGGGAATTTTGTTATTTTAAACATTGCTCCCGGCACGTATTCGATCAAAGTAATGATGATAGGCTATGCCCCATTGACATTGACCGATGTTCGCGTTTATATCGATTTGACGACTCCTTTGGAAGTCGATTTGAAAGTCGAATCCCTGGTTGGCGAAGAAGTCGTTGTCGTCGCTGAGAGAAAAGTGGTGCAACGCGACGTTGCATCCAGCCAAACGAATATTTCAAGGGAACAAATCGACGATTTGCCGGTGACGAGTGTAAACGGCGTTATCGGAATGCAGGCGGGTGTCGAAGGACTAAGCGTCCGAAAAGGCGATTCCGATGAACTGGCAATGATGGTAGATGGTATTTCCCTTAAAGATGACCGTACCGGCAAACCGATTTCGGGCATTCCGCTTAGCTCGGTTCAGGAAATCATGATCACGTCGGGTGGATTCAGCGCGGAGTACAGCGACCTGCAAGCGGGCATCATTAACGTCGTCACTCGTGAAGGCTCATCCGATAAATATACGTTCAACCTAAGCACTCGATATAGTCCAGCGGCTCCGAAGCATTTCGGACTTTCCGTGTTTGACCCCAATTCCTATTATGTGCGTCCATGGTTAGATGAGGATGTATGCTGGACGGGAACGAACAACGGCGCTTGGGATCCTTATATGCAAGCGTCATATCCTGCGTTTCCGGGCGGATGGAATAAGAAAGCACAAGACTTATTGGCAGATAATGATCCGACAAACGACCTAACGCCGACTGCCGTAAAACGGCTATTCGAATGGGAACATCGTCGTCAAGGCGATATTAAAAAAGGCGACTATAACATCGACGCCGGTTTTGGCGGTCCAGTGCCAGTTGTCAGTAAGATGCTGGGGAATTTAAGGTTCTATGCGTCATTTAAGACAGACCGGGATATGTATCTCGTTCCCTTGACGCGTGATGCTTTCAGGGATTATTCCGGGATATTAAAACTGACTTCGGACGTTAATAAAAAAATCAAATTGCAATTCAACTATTTTGCCAAAGAAAGCCGCGCTACATCCAATAGTGAAGTCGGCGGCC